One Gloeothece verrucosa PCC 7822 DNA window includes the following coding sequences:
- a CDS encoding four-carbon acid sugar kinase family protein: protein MSSKPKIIVLDDDPTGSQTVHSCLLLMNWDVDTLRLGLKDEAAIFFVLTNTRALPPFKAAEVTREVCHNLKIAIEAEGIEEYLVVSRSDSTLRGHYPIETDVIAEELGPFDAHFLIPAFFEGGRITKDSIHYLIIDGVPTPVAQTEFAKDSVFAYHHSYLPDYVEEKTRGRIKAAQVERFLLSDLRTGSLERLMKLQGNQCVVVDGENQADLDRLASEIIKAAQAGKRFLFRSAASILTSLAQLGKQPIAAQEMAKYKPTDQPGVVLVGSHVKKTSQQLEQLLTEPTVEGIIVEVEQLRDEPSQRDQILEEILQKVKTVHQSGKTPVIYTSRQELTFETVQKRLDFGIAVSSLLMDVVKGLPKEISFLISKGGITSNDVLSTGLSLRSARLLGQILAGCSMVRTPENHPLFPNLPVVLFPGNVGDAQGLATVYRRLR, encoded by the coding sequence ATGAGTAGTAAACCGAAAATTATCGTTTTAGACGACGATCCCACCGGTTCGCAAACCGTTCACAGTTGCTTATTATTGATGAATTGGGATGTGGACACCTTGCGCTTAGGACTAAAAGACGAAGCCGCTATTTTTTTTGTTCTCACCAATACTAGAGCCTTACCTCCCTTCAAAGCGGCAGAGGTAACTCGCGAAGTATGTCATAACCTCAAAATCGCCATAGAAGCAGAAGGAATTGAAGAATATTTAGTGGTTAGTCGTTCGGATTCCACCTTACGAGGACATTATCCCATTGAAACAGATGTAATTGCCGAAGAATTAGGCCCATTTGATGCTCATTTTCTCATTCCGGCCTTTTTTGAAGGCGGACGCATCACCAAAGACAGTATTCATTATTTAATCATTGATGGTGTTCCCACCCCCGTTGCTCAAACAGAATTTGCCAAAGATTCCGTTTTCGCCTATCATCACAGTTACCTCCCCGACTATGTAGAAGAAAAAACCCGAGGACGCATTAAAGCCGCACAAGTAGAACGATTTTTACTCTCAGATCTTCGTACAGGAAGCCTCGAGCGACTGATGAAATTACAGGGAAATCAATGCGTGGTGGTGGATGGAGAAAACCAAGCCGACTTAGATCGATTAGCATCAGAGATTATAAAAGCGGCACAAGCCGGAAAACGCTTCTTATTTCGCAGTGCCGCCAGTATTTTAACCTCTTTAGCCCAACTGGGTAAACAACCCATTGCGGCCCAAGAAATGGCAAAATATAAACCCACCGATCAACCCGGTGTGGTGTTAGTCGGTTCTCATGTCAAAAAAACCAGCCAACAGCTAGAACAATTACTCACTGAACCCACCGTAGAAGGAATTATTGTAGAAGTAGAGCAATTACGCGATGAACCCAGTCAACGCGATCAGATCCTCGAAGAAATTTTGCAAAAAGTTAAAACCGTGCATCAATCAGGGAAAACCCCTGTAATTTATACCTCTCGGCAAGAATTAACCTTTGAAACTGTACAAAAGCGGCTAGACTTTGGCATTGCTGTCTCTTCTTTATTAATGGATGTGGTGAAAGGTTTACCCAAAGAGATTAGTTTTCTCATCAGCAAAGGCGGAATTACCTCTAATGATGTATTAAGTACCGGATTAAGTTTAAGATCGGCTCGTTTGTTAGGTCAAATTTTAGCCGGTTGCTCAATGGTTAGAACCCCAGAAAATCATCCGTTATTTCCTAATTTGCCCGTTGTTCTCTTTCCGGGCAATGTGGGAGATGCTCAAGGATTAGCGACCGTTTATCGTCGTTTAAGATAA